The following proteins are co-located in the Camelina sativa cultivar DH55 chromosome 12, Cs, whole genome shotgun sequence genome:
- the LOC104733456 gene encoding uncharacterized protein LOC104733456, producing MDLIIRSGFGQQDGIGQRDGVGEREYDEEGEDRDEFHVDMLAQEFTDAEESIRHDTYPESDDEEEGRGRGAGRGRGAGPERVFTDIGRGDGTLWKDQSFYNGVAFKESVLDYALHTGYNLKQYRYDKDKLGFRCVGDKGNCEWKVFAALLPNASLWKITKYIDKHCCTPNGECEMFKVPVIARIFLDKIREEPDHYKPLRIEQIIMERWKISATRPQCQAARRKALGWIEYEYEQQFARLRDYQAEILEANPGSVVEIDTIKNDAGQDVFNRFYVCFDALRRTWKQTCRPIIGVDGAFLKAKIKGQLLAALGRDADNGIYPIAWCVVQVENKDNWLWFVKRLKTDLDLNEGDGYILVSDRQKGLIKAVELELPQIEHRMCVRHIYGNLKKTHPSKKQIKPLLWHMAWSYNAKQFGERLEQIHAYDTGVYDDVMKSKPKSWCRAFYKLGGYCEDVDNNFTESFNKTIDKAREKPFVAMLETVRRLSMVRIAKRSALSHSHKGN from the exons ATGGATTTAATAATCCGATCTGGTTTTGGGCAACAAGATGGTATTGGGCAAAGAGATGGTGTTGGAGAACGAGAGtacgatgaagaaggagaggatCGAGATGAATTTCACGTCGATATGCTTGCTCAGGAATTTACCGATGCTGAAGAGTCGATTCGTCATGATACGTACCCAGAAAGtgacgacgaggaagaaggtcgtggtcgtggtgcgggtcgtggtcgtggtgcggGTCCAGAGAGGGTGTTTACGGATATCGGACGTGGTGATGGAACTTTGTGGAAAGACCAATCCTTCTACAATGGGGTCGCATTCAAGGAGAGTGTCTTGGACTATGCACTACATACTGGTTACAATTTGAAGCAATACAGGTATGACAAAGATAAACTCGGGTTTAGATGTGTTGGGGATAAGGGCAATTGTGAGTGGAAAGTGTTTGCTGCACTTCTTCCAAACGCATCTTTGTGGAAGATTACGAAATACATTGATAAGCATTGTTGTACCCCCAATGGCGAGTGTGAGATGTTTAAGGTCCCAGTCATAGCTAGAATTTTTCTCGATAAGATTAGAGAGGAACCGGATCATTACAAGCCTTTGAGGATTGAACAGATTATCATGGAAAGGTGGAAGATATCCGCTACTAGGCCACAATGTCAAGCTGCTCGGAGAAAGGCTTTGGGATGGATAGAGTATGAGTATGAACAACAGTTTGCACGACTGCGAGATTACCAAGCTGAGATCTTGGAAGCAAATCCAGGGTCTGTTGTGGAGATTGATACAATTAAGAATGATGCTGGTCAAGACGTCTTCAAtcggttttatgtttgtttcgatGCCCTTAGAAGAACTTGGAAACAGACTTGCCGGCCAATAATAGGAGTTGATGGCGCCTTCTTAAAGGCAAAGATCAAGGGACAGTTGCTTGCTGCATTAGGCAGAGATGCAGACAATGGCATCTATCCAATAGCCTGGTGTGTTGTTCAAGTTGAGAACAAAGACAATTGGTTATGGTTTgtgaagagattgaagactGACCTGGATCTAAACGAGGGAGATGGTTACATTTTAGTGTCTGATCGACAAAAG GGGTTGATAAAAGCTGTGGAGTTGGAGTTACCACAAATAGAGCATAGAATGTGTGTTAGACACATCTatgggaacttgaagaagactcATCCTTCCAAGAAGCAAATCAAGCCACTCCTCTGGCATATGGCTTGGAGCTATAATGCAAAACAGTTCGGTGAGAGACTGGAACAGATACACGCTTATGACACTGGTGTGTATGATGATGTTATGAAGTCGAAACCAAAGAGCTGGTGTCGTGCCTTCTATAAGTTGGGGGGTTATTGCGAAGATGTTGACAACAACTTCACAGAATCTTTCAACAAGACCATCGACAAAGCAAGGGAGAAACCGTTTGTGGCAATGTTGGAGACAGTTAGAAGACTGTCTATGGTTCGGATTGCCAAGCGTTcagctctctctcattctcacaaaggtaattaa